Proteins co-encoded in one Dehalogenimonas sp. WBC-2 genomic window:
- a CDS encoding serine hydroxymethyltransferase, translating to MTRLRFDDPAIYDAIAAEDVRQQETINLIASENYASRAILQAQGSSLTNKYAEGYPGKRYYGGCHNMDTIESIAIERAKELFRAEHANVQPHSGAQANMAAYFALIKPGDTIMGMSLSHGGHLTHGAKVNFTGKMYNVVAYGLDQETERIDYNEMERLAVESQPKIIMSGASAYPRVIDFERIRHICDRVGAKMVVDMAHIAGLVAAGVHPTPVPWADIVTSTTHKTLRGPRGGFVLCKEEYAHAIDSAMFPGIQGGPLMHVVAGKAVAFREAATPEFGSYAKQVLLNAKTLALALQKFGFRLVSGGTDNHLVLLDLTATGVNGKDAEEALGRCNIVVNRNTVPFIVGQKATAPNGMRLGTPAVTSRGFGEPEMAQIAAWINEMVKSFGDTETEARIAAEVRGLTAKFPVPGITD from the coding sequence ATGACCAGACTCCGTTTTGACGATCCAGCCATCTACGACGCTATTGCCGCGGAGGATGTGCGGCAGCAGGAAACAATCAACCTTATAGCATCTGAAAATTACGCCTCCCGGGCCATACTTCAGGCGCAGGGATCTTCATTAACCAACAAATATGCTGAGGGTTATCCCGGCAAACGTTATTACGGCGGCTGTCACAATATGGATACGATAGAATCCATTGCCATTGAGCGGGCTAAAGAGCTGTTCCGGGCGGAGCACGCCAATGTCCAGCCGCACTCCGGCGCTCAGGCCAACATGGCGGCATATTTTGCTCTTATCAAACCGGGCGATACCATCATGGGTATGAGTCTGTCCCACGGCGGTCATTTAACCCACGGCGCCAAAGTGAATTTCACCGGGAAAATGTACAACGTGGTGGCCTACGGTCTGGATCAGGAGACCGAGCGCATTGATTATAACGAGATGGAACGCCTGGCTGTTGAAAGTCAGCCAAAGATCATCATGTCCGGCGCTTCCGCTTATCCCAGGGTGATTGACTTTGAACGCATCCGTCATATCTGTGACCGCGTCGGCGCCAAGATGGTGGTGGATATGGCCCATATTGCCGGTCTGGTGGCCGCCGGAGTTCACCCAACTCCTGTCCCGTGGGCGGATATAGTGACCTCAACAACCCATAAGACCTTAAGAGGGCCGCGCGGCGGCTTTGTGCTGTGCAAAGAAGAATACGCCCATGCCATAGATTCAGCCATGTTCCCCGGCATCCAGGGCGGGCCGCTGATGCACGTGGTGGCCGGTAAAGCGGTGGCTTTCCGCGAGGCGGCGACGCCTGAATTTGGCAGTTACGCCAAACAGGTACTTTTAAACGCCAAGACACTGGCGCTGGCGCTGCAGAAATTTGGTTTCCGCCTGGTATCCGGCGGCACCGATAATCACCTGGTACTGCTGGACCTGACCGCCACCGGGGTTAACGGCAAGGACGCCGAAGAGGCGCTGGGACGATGCAATATTGTGGTCAACCGCAACACCGTGCCATTTATCGTCGGTCAGAAAGCCACCGCGCCCAACGGCATGCGCCTGGGCACACCGGCGGTCACCAGCCGCGGCTTCGGCGAGCCAGAGATGGCACAGATAGCAGCCTGGATCAATGAGATGGTCAAGAGTTTCGGCGACACAGAAACGGAAGCCCGCATAGCGGCGGAGGTCAGGGGTCTGACAGCCAAGTTCCCGGTTCCCGGTATCACCGATTAA
- a CDS encoding ribose-phosphate pyrophosphokinase, with translation MDELKVFTGNAHPALAHSVVEYLGIPLGNCQVFQFSNENIFVRIMENVRNRDTFLIQPFSSPVNQSIMETMIMIDALKRASAGRITAVIPYYGYGRTDKKDQPRVPITARLIADLLTVAGANRVLTVDLHAAQIQGFFNIPVDELSGINLLTNYIKKKNLENLVVVATDIGISKRARDFAARLNAPLAIIEKRRLGNEDRTETLNIIGEVAGRIALTVDDEIDTAGSLTNSVQSLLAKGATEVYSCCTHPIFSGSAIERIAASPVKEVIVTDTVPVPPEKRISKITVIPMAPLLGEAIHRIHTGLSVGAMFQQDS, from the coding sequence ATGGATGAATTGAAGGTATTTACCGGTAACGCCCACCCTGCGCTGGCTCACTCTGTGGTGGAGTACCTGGGTATACCATTGGGTAACTGCCAGGTTTTCCAGTTCTCCAATGAAAATATCTTTGTCCGCATCATGGAAAATGTGCGCAACCGCGACACCTTTCTTATCCAACCTTTTTCATCTCCGGTCAACCAGAGCATCATGGAAACGATGATTATGATTGATGCCCTGAAACGGGCCTCGGCCGGCCGCATCACCGCCGTCATCCCTTACTACGGTTACGGCAGGACTGATAAAAAAGACCAGCCGCGGGTGCCCATTACCGCCCGTCTCATCGCCGACCTGTTAACTGTAGCTGGCGCCAACCGGGTGTTGACGGTTGACCTGCATGCCGCTCAGATCCAGGGTTTCTTCAACATTCCGGTGGATGAACTCTCCGGCATCAATTTACTCACCAATTATATTAAGAAGAAGAATTTGGAAAATCTGGTGGTGGTAGCCACCGACATCGGCATTTCCAAGCGGGCGCGGGATTTTGCGGCACGTTTAAATGCGCCGCTGGCGATCATCGAAAAACGGCGTTTGGGCAATGAAGACCGTACCGAAACACTCAATATTATCGGCGAGGTCGCCGGCCGGATCGCCCTGACCGTAGACGATGAAATTGATACCGCCGGTTCGCTGACCAATTCTGTCCAATCTTTACTGGCAAAAGGCGCCACCGAGGTGTATTCCTGTTGCACTCACCCCATCTTTTCAGGTTCGGCCATAGAGCGCATTGCCGCCTCGCCGGTTAAAGAGGTCATTGTCACCGATACTGTCCCGGTACCGCCGGAAAAACGGATCAGTAAGATCACTGTTATTCCAATGGCGCCGCTATTGGGCGAGGCTATCCACCGGATTCACACCGGATTATCGGTCGGCGCGATGTTCCAGCAGGATTCTTAA
- a CDS encoding phosphoribosylformimino-5-aminoimidazole carboxamide ribotide isomerase: MRLFQGDYAQETVYSDNPVAVALKWQSMGATRLHIVDLDGAIAGNTVNFNVISQIAQAAVVPVQLGGGIRDLSSIRTLLKAGIDRVVLGTAAVENPGLVHEACRNFSESVIVSLDARDGKMAVKGWQEETDISVIDFARQMTALGVKRFVFTDISRDGTLTEPNFTALYELIQAIKVPVIASGGIACLSHLKILKLLGASAAILGKSIYSGAIDLRQALKQ; encoded by the coding sequence GTGCGGCTGTTTCAGGGTGATTACGCGCAGGAAACCGTTTACTCTGACAATCCGGTGGCGGTGGCGCTGAAGTGGCAGTCCATGGGGGCAACCCGTCTTCATATTGTTGATCTTGATGGCGCGATTGCCGGCAACACAGTCAATTTTAACGTAATTTCCCAGATCGCTCAGGCAGCGGTAGTTCCGGTGCAACTGGGCGGCGGCATCAGAGACCTCTCAAGTATCAGAACACTGCTGAAAGCCGGCATTGACCGGGTGGTACTCGGTACCGCTGCGGTTGAGAACCCCGGTCTGGTTCACGAAGCCTGCCGTAACTTCAGTGAGTCAGTTATTGTCAGCCTGGACGCCCGCGACGGTAAAATGGCGGTCAAAGGCTGGCAGGAGGAAACCGACATATCGGTCATCGACTTTGCGCGGCAAATGACGGCATTGGGCGTCAAACGTTTCGTCTTCACCGACATCTCCCGCGACGGCACTCTTACCGAGCCCAATTTCACCGCCCTTTATGAGTTGATCCAGGCGATAAAAGTCCCGGTCATCGCCTCCGGCGGTATTGCCTGCCTCAGCCATCTTAAAATACTGAAACTCCTTGGTGCTTCTGCCGCTATCCTGGGTAAATCAATCTACAGCGGCGCCATCGATTTAAGGCAGGCTCTGAAACAATAA
- a CDS encoding phosphoribosyl-AMP cyclohydrolasephosphoribosyl-ATP pyrophosphatase, which yields MAVKGKGLKLDDKGLVAAIVQDSKTGQVLMLGYMNKESAELTLKSGSVWFYSRSRQELWNKGATSGNKLMVKEVWIDCDNDAILVKAEPMGPTCHTGAVSCFYEPLTMECVAATSE from the coding sequence GTGGCAGTTAAAGGTAAAGGTCTAAAACTGGATGATAAAGGGCTGGTAGCGGCCATCGTGCAGGACAGCAAAACCGGCCAGGTGCTGATGCTGGGCTATATGAATAAAGAATCTGCGGAACTGACGCTTAAAAGCGGCAGTGTCTGGTTTTACAGCCGTTCACGCCAGGAATTGTGGAACAAGGGTGCCACTTCCGGCAACAAACTCATGGTCAAAGAGGTTTGGATTGACTGTGACAACGATGCCATCCTGGTTAAAGCTGAACCCATGGGCCCCACCTGCCACACCGGTGCGGTAAGCTGCTTTTACGAACCGCTGACCATGGAGTGCGTCGCCGCCACCTCTGAATAA
- a CDS encoding two-component sensor histidine kinase, translating into MKKKKFSLPDQDYRYLFENASDAILVQDLEGHILYTNRAAEKLTGYDPETLLSRDMTGFLADLHSHDVAREVRRRLLSGEDFHQPYEQRIARRDGTVAIWRMATSLLLGEGEIKGFQHIARDVTAERQVQDNMRFYVQEVIRAQEDERKRVARELHDEVSPSLLLLIQRIDAIVSNSRLKLSDVMKQKMEDLRVQTVEALESTRRIAQDLRPRILDDLGLIPALEWMADNLIKKHGIEARVIAKGPEQPLASEVQLLLFRIAQEALNNIRKHSEASQVEITVTYGPEKTMVSIADNGKGFALPQRVSDLAAIGKLGLAGMQERAQLIGGHVTLSSDPGHGTVVTIEAPNQGNLCEVPSATRELESRLKN; encoded by the coding sequence ATGAAAAAGAAAAAATTTAGCCTGCCTGACCAGGACTACCGTTATCTCTTTGAGAATGCTTCAGATGCCATCTTGGTTCAAGACCTTGAAGGGCATATTCTTTATACCAATCGCGCCGCGGAGAAATTGACCGGCTACGATCCTGAAACGTTACTCAGCCGTGACATGACCGGGTTTCTGGCTGATCTGCATTCCCATGATGTGGCCCGTGAGGTAAGGCGGCGGCTTCTAAGCGGTGAAGATTTTCACCAGCCCTATGAACAGCGTATTGCCCGGCGTGATGGCACCGTGGCCATCTGGCGCATGGCTACCAGTCTCCTTCTTGGTGAAGGGGAGATAAAAGGCTTCCAGCACATCGCCCGCGATGTTACCGCTGAACGGCAGGTGCAGGACAACATGCGTTTCTATGTCCAGGAGGTCATCCGGGCCCAGGAGGACGAGCGCAAGCGGGTCGCCCGTGAGTTGCATGATGAGGTCTCGCCTTCTCTTCTTCTTCTCATCCAGCGTATCGACGCAATCGTTTCCAACAGCCGTCTGAAGCTTTCTGATGTAATGAAGCAGAAGATGGAAGACCTCAGGGTTCAGACCGTGGAAGCCCTTGAGAGCACACGCCGTATCGCCCAGGATCTACGGCCGCGTATCCTTGATGACCTGGGTCTGATACCGGCTTTGGAATGGATGGCTGATAATCTCATCAAGAAACACGGCATTGAGGCCAGGGTGATCGCCAAGGGACCGGAACAGCCCCTGGCCAGTGAAGTCCAGTTGCTGCTTTTCCGCATCGCCCAGGAGGCGCTTAATAATATCCGCAAGCATTCGGAAGCATCCCAGGTGGAAATTACCGTGACCTATGGACCGGAAAAAACCATGGTATCCATCGCCGATAACGGAAAAGGTTTCGCTCTGCCGCAACGGGTGAGCGATCTGGCAGCCATAGGCAAGCTCGGATTGGCCGGAATGCAGGAACGGGCGCAGCTTATCGGCGGGCATGTCACTCTGAGCAGTGATCCGGGTCACGGCACGGTGGTAACTATTGAGGCGCCCAACCAGGGTAATCTGTGTGAAGTGCCCTCGGCAACGCGGGAACTAGAGTCACGTTTAAAGAACTAA
- a CDS encoding DNAbinding response regulator LuxR family, translating to MAKTRILIADDHAVLREGMRRLLEQEKDLEVVGEASDGEEAVSLVDELKPDVVLMDIVMPKLTGVEATKLIKKVNPSTCILILTAYSDIRYILGLLEAGASGYLLKSARADEIVGAIRAVRSGESVLDSMATRKLLERVVSLSKEAPEDKSRGQLSPREIETLRLAARGMSNRDIAEKLGLSMRTVKAHLSNIFNKMRCSCRTEAIVKGFREGYVTLEDVPQGIENYEKEKI from the coding sequence ATGGCCAAAACACGCATTTTGATCGCCGATGACCACGCGGTACTCCGGGAGGGAATGCGAAGGCTGTTGGAGCAGGAAAAAGACCTGGAGGTGGTGGGGGAAGCATCTGATGGTGAGGAAGCGGTTAGTTTAGTTGATGAGTTGAAGCCCGATGTCGTGCTTATGGACATCGTTATGCCGAAACTCACCGGCGTGGAAGCTACCAAACTCATCAAGAAGGTCAATCCGTCTACCTGCATCCTTATTTTGACCGCCTATTCCGATATCCGTTACATTCTGGGTTTACTAGAAGCCGGGGCATCCGGTTATTTGCTTAAAAGCGCCCGGGCAGATGAAATTGTCGGTGCCATCCGTGCCGTCCGTAGCGGTGAATCCGTGCTGGATTCCATGGCCACCCGGAAGCTGTTGGAACGGGTGGTCAGTCTTTCCAAAGAAGCCCCTGAAGACAAAAGCCGGGGACAGTTATCCCCTCGTGAGATAGAGACACTCCGGCTGGCTGCCCGCGGCATGAGTAACCGGGATATAGCTGAAAAACTGGGATTGTCTATGCGGACGGTTAAAGCCCACCTGTCTAACATTTTCAACAAGATGCGTTGTTCGTGCCGTACCGAAGCTATCGTCAAAGGTTTCCGGGAGGGATATGTGACGCTTGAAGATGTACCGCAGGGCATCGAAAATTATGAAAAAGAAAAAATTTAG
- the ruvA gene encoding holliday junction DNA helicase RuvA, with the protein MAWNNRQPACIIAKPTRETNMVTKKSPVAQLKNSASVTMLARSAKPASMSTTPNIFNFISSSVEAPDRLYAFPRPDYQLPLSIYVYHLLPFWCSWRKLVPIGNAKGTNMISSLKGKVEFLGADWAVIGVGGVGYKVFMSTTTLSQVQNSAEVRLFTHLQVREDALTLYGFTTFEELGIFETMLDVSGIGAKLALALLSAFKPEELATLIATGNADMLCTVPGVGKKTAARIILELKDKIARTWAAVPAGVSGAMDSEVLGALTALGYSGAEAARAVVNLPKDASLSLEDKIKLALSGLGNG; encoded by the coding sequence TTGGCTTGGAACAACCGCCAACCGGCATGCATCATAGCCAAACCTACCAGGGAAACCAACATGGTAACAAAGAAATCACCGGTGGCCCAGCTTAAAAACTCCGCCTCGGTGACAATGCTGGCCAGGAGCGCAAAACCGGCCAGCATGAGCACAACGCCAAATATTTTCAACTTCATTTCCTCCTCAGTTGAGGCTCCTGACCGATTATATGCTTTCCCAAGACCTGATTACCAGTTGCCGTTGTCAATCTATGTTTATCACCTCTTGCCTTTTTGGTGCTCGTGGCGTAAATTAGTGCCAATCGGGAATGCTAAAGGGACAAACATGATCTCAAGTCTCAAGGGAAAAGTGGAATTCTTAGGCGCTGACTGGGCGGTAATAGGGGTGGGGGGAGTAGGATATAAAGTGTTTATGTCTACAACCACCCTGTCGCAGGTCCAGAACAGCGCAGAGGTTAGGCTTTTCACACATCTTCAAGTCAGAGAAGATGCATTGACCCTTTACGGATTTACCACATTTGAAGAACTGGGAATTTTTGAAACAATGCTGGATGTCTCGGGCATCGGGGCTAAATTGGCTCTTGCTTTGCTGTCGGCGTTCAAACCTGAAGAACTGGCTACTTTGATTGCAACGGGTAACGCCGATATGCTTTGCACCGTGCCCGGGGTAGGTAAGAAAACAGCTGCCAGAATCATACTTGAACTCAAGGATAAGATTGCCCGCACTTGGGCAGCGGTTCCAGCTGGGGTATCCGGCGCAATGGACAGTGAAGTCCTGGGGGCCCTTACCGCTTTGGGTTATTCCGGCGCCGAAGCCGCCCGGGCGGTGGTGAATCTGCCGAAAGATGCCTCGTTATCCTTGGAAGATAAAATCAAACTGGCTTTGTCAGGTCTGGGGAATGGATAA
- the ftsK gene encoding cell division protein FtsK, which translates to MVKTVARKPVKVSRTAKPRVSHNSAAPKKQTGFAWFGWLLVIIGLAALLVWQRTNIDTFINQVFSGTAAVFGWGLLLVVLGIIVSIAIFKREAVAVFARKTTFIYWYRWLGALTLVLAFWGMLGLGGSGGTVGLAIIGSDTGSGGWLRIIGLLFLSFVLLVPVAIKWLGGIISRPFRVPKQPPSTENSHPYPFAAEENRQPQLRPALAGDKFRLSRTKPPLPELATTIPASVLISGDSQPTAKLPAPEAGIVETKEDRANRNEGRDLKQVAQDVWRKYGETATMLTSDGWRLPPVDILDYTPEIEYGEADNQLRARMIEEALSSYGVESAVVQINAGPTVTQFGVEPGWDRRYKELKEKDKDGNTVTRQVETGRTRVKVDRISSLANDLALALAAPSIRIEAPIPGKSLVGIEVPNAMLGSVSMRTVIETTAFQKLKAKAPLSIALGKGAGGEAVVGDMAKMPHLLIAGATGSGKTVCLNAIICCILMNNTPSEVKFIMIDPKRVELTPYNSMPHLAAPVIVDVDKAIGALKWLAGEMDRRYKQMASVTARNIEAYNKKPGVEKMPFLILVIDELADLMMAGFDDVEHLLCRLAQMARAVGIHLVVATQRPSVDVITGLIKANFPTRISFAVTSQVDSRTILDSVGAEKLLGRGDMLYMPTDAAKPKRLQGCFVSDLETERLVYFWNGQRPEPQTPMLKVEELAPVQSGGDRKTQRDSLFETAVNLARESGTISASFLQRKLHIGYPRAARLADEVREELGQDMDDGGAEVPEDD; encoded by the coding sequence ATGGTTAAAACCGTGGCCCGGAAACCGGTTAAGGTATCCAGAACCGCAAAACCCAGGGTTTCTCATAACTCAGCGGCTCCCAAAAAACAAACGGGGTTTGCATGGTTCGGCTGGCTATTAGTTATCATCGGCCTTGCCGCCCTGCTGGTATGGCAGCGTACCAATATCGATACATTTATAAATCAGGTATTCTCCGGCACCGCCGCGGTCTTCGGCTGGGGTTTGCTGCTGGTTGTGCTGGGAATAATCGTCTCCATTGCCATATTTAAACGTGAAGCCGTGGCGGTGTTCGCTCGCAAAACCACCTTCATCTACTGGTACAGATGGCTGGGCGCCTTAACTCTGGTTTTGGCTTTTTGGGGCATGTTAGGGCTGGGCGGTTCCGGTGGCACCGTCGGCCTGGCTATAATCGGCTCAGACACCGGTTCAGGTGGCTGGTTACGTATTATTGGGCTGTTATTTCTATCATTCGTTTTGCTGGTTCCGGTGGCTATCAAATGGCTGGGGGGCATAATCAGCCGACCTTTCAGAGTACCCAAACAGCCTCCGTCAACAGAAAACTCCCACCCATACCCCTTTGCCGCTGAAGAAAACAGGCAACCACAACTGAGACCTGCCTTGGCCGGTGATAAGTTTCGCCTCAGCAGGACTAAACCACCGCTGCCGGAGCTTGCTACCACCATTCCAGCCTCTGTCCTGATAAGCGGCGATAGTCAGCCAACAGCAAAATTGCCAGCACCTGAAGCAGGCATAGTAGAAACCAAAGAAGACCGAGCCAACCGAAATGAAGGCAGAGACCTTAAACAGGTTGCGCAGGATGTGTGGCGGAAATACGGTGAGACGGCCACTATGTTAACCTCTGACGGCTGGCGGCTGCCACCAGTGGACATTCTGGATTACACCCCCGAAATTGAATACGGCGAGGCCGATAATCAACTTAGGGCCCGGATGATTGAAGAGGCACTCAGCAGTTACGGCGTCGAGAGCGCCGTTGTCCAGATCAACGCCGGCCCTACGGTGACACAGTTTGGCGTCGAACCTGGTTGGGACCGGCGCTATAAGGAACTCAAGGAAAAGGACAAGGATGGTAATACCGTCACCAGGCAGGTGGAAACCGGCCGCACACGGGTGAAAGTTGACCGCATTTCCTCATTAGCCAACGACCTGGCACTGGCTCTGGCCGCACCGTCGATTCGCATTGAGGCCCCCATCCCCGGTAAATCCCTGGTTGGCATTGAAGTGCCCAACGCCATGCTCGGCAGCGTTAGTATGCGCACGGTCATTGAAACTACCGCCTTTCAAAAATTGAAGGCCAAAGCACCTCTGTCTATCGCTCTGGGCAAAGGAGCAGGCGGCGAGGCTGTCGTCGGTGATATGGCTAAAATGCCACATCTTTTGATCGCCGGTGCCACCGGTTCCGGTAAAACGGTTTGCCTTAACGCCATTATCTGTTGCATTCTGATGAATAACACACCGAGCGAGGTCAAATTCATTATGATTGACCCCAAACGGGTGGAATTAACACCTTACAACTCAATGCCCCATCTGGCAGCGCCGGTCATTGTAGATGTGGATAAAGCTATTGGCGCACTCAAATGGCTGGCTGGTGAAATGGACCGCCGTTACAAGCAGATGGCCTCGGTTACGGCGCGCAACATTGAAGCTTACAACAAGAAGCCAGGCGTGGAGAAGATGCCATTCCTGATTCTGGTTATTGATGAGTTGGCCGACTTGATGATGGCTGGCTTTGATGATGTGGAACACCTTCTTTGCCGTTTGGCCCAAATGGCACGAGCCGTGGGTATTCATTTGGTGGTCGCCACTCAGCGTCCTTCAGTTGATGTCATTACCGGCCTGATCAAAGCTAACTTCCCCACCCGCATCAGTTTTGCCGTGACGTCTCAGGTGGACTCCCGCACTATTTTAGACTCTGTTGGCGCTGAGAAACTTCTGGGCCGCGGCGATATGCTTTACATGCCCACCGACGCCGCCAAACCCAAACGGCTGCAAGGCTGTTTTGTCTCTGATCTAGAAACTGAACGTCTGGTCTACTTCTGGAATGGCCAGCGCCCCGAACCTCAGACGCCTATGCTCAAGGTTGAAGAATTGGCTCCGGTGCAAAGTGGTGGTGACAGGAAGACGCAGCGTGACAGTCTCTTTGAGACAGCAGTGAACCTGGCCAGAGAATCAGGCACCATCTCTGCTTCTTTTCTTCAACGCAAGTTGCATATCGGCTATCCCCGCGCCGCCCGGTTGGCTGATGAAGTCAGAGAGGAACTGGGACAAGACATGGATGACGGCGGGGCTGAGGTGCCTGAAGACGATTAA
- a CDS encoding formate-tetrahydrofolate ligase, with amino-acid sequence MVKLDPTQLQDWQIAEETEKTMKPVSQLAAEWGLLNEELLPYGHFLGKVDYAAVTDRFKDQPNGKYIDVTAITPTPLGEGKSTTTMGLVQGLAKRKVSVSGAIRQPSGGPTFNIKGSAAGGGLSQCIPLTPFSLGLTGDIDSITNAHNMAMVALTARMQHEAINTDEFLAKRGLKRLNIDPHNVPMRWVMDFCAQSLRDIIIGLGSKTDGFMMRSGFAISVSSEVMAIMAVFTSLKDLRERISRIVVAYDRQGNEVTTKDLEVDGAMTAWLVRASNPNLLQTIEGQPVMVHAGPFANIAVGQSSIVADQLALKLSDYHVTESGFGADIGFEKFWNIKCRLSGLKPNCAVIVATVRALKMHGGGAKVVPGKPLDAVYTESNPGLVEKGVVNLLAHIETVKKSGMNPVVCINHFHTDSEEEIKVVKQAAESAGARVAISRHWQLGGDGALELADAVIDACEEENSFRLLYEDKLPLRARVEKIAREVYGADGVNYTPEALAKAQTIEADESKRSFATCMVKTHLSLSHDPALKGRPTGWTLPIRDILVYNGARFIVPVAGDIKLMPGTSSDPAFRRIDVDVKTGKVKGLF; translated from the coding sequence GTGGTCAAACTTGATCCTACCCAACTGCAGGATTGGCAAATCGCCGAAGAAACCGAAAAGACAATGAAACCGGTAAGCCAGTTGGCAGCAGAATGGGGTCTCCTTAATGAAGAACTCCTGCCATACGGTCATTTCCTCGGAAAGGTGGACTACGCAGCGGTAACAGATAGATTCAAGGATCAGCCGAATGGTAAATATATCGATGTCACAGCCATCACGCCCACCCCTCTAGGCGAAGGCAAGAGCACAACGACCATGGGTCTGGTTCAAGGCCTGGCAAAACGCAAAGTCAGCGTTTCAGGCGCCATTCGTCAGCCATCCGGAGGACCGACATTCAATATAAAAGGCAGTGCGGCCGGCGGCGGCCTGTCTCAATGCATCCCGCTGACGCCTTTTTCACTGGGACTGACCGGCGACATTGACAGCATAACCAACGCCCATAACATGGCAATGGTTGCTCTGACCGCCAGAATGCAACACGAAGCCATCAATACAGATGAGTTTCTAGCTAAACGCGGCCTCAAGCGCCTGAACATTGACCCTCACAACGTACCGATGCGCTGGGTAATGGATTTCTGCGCCCAGTCATTACGAGATATCATCATCGGTCTTGGCAGCAAAACCGATGGCTTCATGATGCGCAGTGGGTTTGCTATCTCGGTTAGTTCCGAAGTCATGGCTATTATGGCCGTCTTTACCAGTCTCAAAGACTTAAGAGAACGAATATCCAGAATTGTAGTAGCTTATGACCGCCAGGGGAATGAGGTTACAACCAAAGATCTGGAAGTGGATGGGGCAATGACCGCCTGGTTGGTGCGGGCTTCCAACCCCAATCTGCTGCAGACCATCGAAGGCCAGCCGGTGATGGTGCATGCCGGACCGTTCGCCAACATCGCCGTCGGGCAATCATCCATTGTCGCCGATCAGCTAGCCCTCAAGCTTTCCGATTATCATGTCACCGAGAGCGGCTTTGGAGCTGATATCGGTTTTGAGAAATTTTGGAACATCAAGTGCCGGTTAAGCGGCCTCAAACCAAACTGTGCCGTTATCGTCGCCACGGTGCGGGCGCTCAAGATGCATGGGGGTGGAGCCAAGGTGGTTCCAGGCAAACCTCTTGATGCTGTCTATACAGAATCAAATCCGGGGTTAGTCGAAAAAGGGGTAGTCAACCTTCTAGCTCATATCGAAACGGTGAAAAAGTCAGGGATGAATCCGGTAGTATGTATCAATCACTTCCATACCGACTCAGAAGAAGAAATCAAAGTTGTAAAACAGGCCGCGGAAAGCGCCGGTGCCCGGGTGGCAATTTCCCGTCACTGGCAGTTAGGGGGTGACGGGGCTTTAGAGTTGGCCGATGCAGTAATTGACGCCTGTGAAGAAGAAAACAGCTTCCGGCTCCTGTATGAAGATAAACTCCCGCTCCGGGCGCGTGTCGAAAAAATCGCCAGAGAAGTTTACGGGGCGGATGGCGTGAATTACACCCCGGAAGCCTTGGCGAAAGCGCAGACGATAGAGGCCGATGAATCTAAACGCTCCTTTGCCACCTGCATGGTAAAAACCCATCTGTCTTTATCACACGATCCGGCACTCAAAGGCCGACCGACAGGATGGACATTACCAATTCGGGATATCCTGGTTTATAACGGAGCCCGGTTTATCGTCCCCGTTGCCGGTGATATTAAACTAATGCCCGGTACATCATCCGACCCCGCCTTCAGGCGAATTGATGTTGACGTAAAAACAGGCAAGGTCAAGGGGTTATTTTAA